The following are encoded in a window of Armatimonadota bacterium genomic DNA:
- a CDS encoding D-alanyl-D-alanine carboxypeptidase family protein, with the protein MKWDRTRGRPEPIAALNRVTERENGEPMVNILKVAPKVRVFRETTIPYVRKSVAQMLKRAAASLPRGVYLSVTEAWRPLKRQQLIYEFMTKSLLEVKPNLTYPALRRKLNRWVAPVDQKTPPGHCTGAAVDVNLVDRHDKPLDTTSPFERFESAPTFALGLSDEAQANRMLLHDTMIDAGFSNCRDEWWHYSYGDAAWAVRTGRDECCYGLVDLPKTLFAAQEKLWVRERKKRANPFKEG; encoded by the coding sequence ATGAAGTGGGACAGAACCCGTGGCAGACCTGAGCCGATCGCCGCGCTCAACCGCGTAACTGAGCGAGAGAACGGCGAACCAATGGTCAATATCTTAAAGGTTGCACCAAAGGTACGCGTTTTTCGCGAGACCACGATCCCGTACGTCAGGAAGAGCGTCGCCCAAATGTTGAAGCGCGCTGCGGCAAGTCTTCCGCGCGGCGTGTATCTCAGCGTTACCGAAGCGTGGAGGCCGCTAAAGCGACAACAGCTGATCTACGAGTTCATGACCAAAAGCCTGTTGGAGGTCAAGCCGAACCTCACGTATCCGGCACTGCGACGGAAACTGAACCGCTGGGTAGCGCCAGTCGATCAAAAAACTCCGCCTGGGCACTGTACTGGCGCTGCCGTCGACGTCAATCTCGTGGACAGGCACGACAAGCCGCTCGACACGACATCGCCGTTCGAGCGGTTTGAATCGGCGCCGACGTTCGCTCTCGGACTGTCCGACGAGGCGCAGGCGAACAGGATGCTGTTGCACGATACGATGATCGACGCCGGGTTTTCGAACTGTCGCGACGAGTGGTGGCACTACAGTTACGGGGATGCGGCGTGGGCGGTGCGGACCGGACGCGACGAGTGCTGTTACGGTCTTGTCGACCTGCCAAAGACTCTTTTCGCGGCTCAGGAGAAGCTGTGGGTGCGAGAGCGAAAGAAGCGGGCCAACCCCTTTAAGGAGGGTTAG
- a CDS encoding Gfo/Idh/MocA family oxidoreductase, with protein MLKIGLIGTGMICNYAHVPGYKAMEDDCEIVWACDLIEERAKEVAEKNGIPKVTTDYHDILNDPEIDAVSVMTPNIAHMQPTIDALNAGKHVICEKPLAMNGDEARKMCAAARENGKLLQVGLQQRFTGAGQFMRQFIDGGGLGDIYYARAHALRRRGVPGWGVFTNKELQGGGPLIDIGVHILDFTLSMMDYPKPVSASGMTWNMLGTNPDLYNAWGDFDRTKFTVEDMAVGFIRFDNGAIVVLESSFMSNLDGNPFCTQLLGTKAGAKIDFDEDAKAVEIYTEYDKQLFNMTPANLPKVESAHVEEVKAFVSAIKNGDDSPVPGEEGLILNAIFDALYKSAETRNEEQIDVSY; from the coding sequence TTGCTGAAAATCGGATTGATCGGAACCGGCATGATCTGCAACTACGCCCACGTCCCTGGCTACAAGGCCATGGAGGACGACTGTGAGATCGTTTGGGCGTGTGACCTCATCGAGGAGAGGGCCAAGGAGGTCGCCGAGAAGAACGGAATTCCGAAGGTCACGACCGACTATCACGACATCCTGAACGACCCGGAGATCGACGCCGTCTCCGTCATGACGCCGAACATCGCCCACATGCAGCCGACGATCGACGCGCTGAACGCAGGGAAGCACGTCATCTGCGAGAAGCCGCTCGCCATGAACGGAGACGAGGCCCGCAAGATGTGCGCGGCGGCCAGGGAGAACGGCAAACTGCTCCAAGTAGGCCTCCAGCAGCGGTTCACAGGCGCGGGGCAGTTCATGCGGCAGTTCATCGATGGCGGCGGCCTTGGGGACATCTACTACGCCAGGGCGCATGCGCTCCGCAGGCGCGGCGTCCCCGGCTGGGGGGTGTTCACCAACAAAGAGCTTCAAGGCGGCGGTCCCCTCATCGACATCGGCGTCCACATTCTGGACTTCACGCTCTCGATGATGGATTATCCGAAGCCTGTCAGCGCAAGCGGCATGACCTGGAACATGCTCGGCACGAACCCCGATCTCTACAACGCCTGGGGCGACTTCGACCGCACCAAGTTCACAGTCGAGGACATGGCGGTCGGGTTCATCAGATTCGACAACGGCGCGATCGTCGTGCTGGAAAGCTCGTTCATGTCCAACCTGGACGGCAACCCGTTCTGCACGCAGCTCTTGGGCACCAAGGCCGGCGCCAAGATCGACTTCGACGAAGACGCCAAGGCGGTGGAGATCTACACCGAGTACGACAAACAGCTGTTCAACATGACCCCGGCGAACCTTCCCAAAGTCGAGTCGGCACACGTCGAAGAGGTCAAGGCGTTCGTCAGCGCGATCAAGAACGGCGACGACTCGCCGGTCCCCGGCGAAGAGGGCCTCATTCTCAACGCGATCTTCGACGCGCTGTATAAGAGTGCCGAGACGCGGAACGAGGAGCAGATCGACGTGTCGTACTAA
- a CDS encoding PEP-CTERM sorting domain-containing protein gives MSRRGLLVVAAVLGCAVSHAHVIFLTHNGSGVVINSHTASVVNWQMIGGANHVNQHTWYFRDGDGGAASPISDIGTPTDTLFGTQGVEIVYANSDLTVTINYFLQANSDGTAASLAEQVAFETNFGINLRLFQYNDYDINGTPADDTATRLNSSTIVQFDGDFAATTGGTPFPDFSEIGPFSALLQNIEGTAGYNLNTLAGNGIGETVNGNMTFAYQWNRNLGDGDSFVLSTNKVAAVPEPTTFAVLGVGALALLRRRRRIAA, from the coding sequence TTGAGCAGAAGAGGATTATTAGTTGTTGCGGCAGTTCTGGGCTGTGCAGTCTCGCACGCACACGTGATCTTTCTGACGCACAACGGTAGCGGGGTCGTTATCAACTCACACACTGCTTCGGTCGTCAACTGGCAGATGATCGGCGGGGCGAACCATGTGAACCAGCACACCTGGTACTTCCGCGATGGCGACGGTGGGGCGGCTTCGCCCATCAGCGACATCGGCACTCCGACTGACACGTTGTTTGGCACCCAAGGTGTAGAGATCGTCTACGCGAACAGCGACCTGACCGTGACGATCAACTACTTTCTGCAGGCCAATAGCGACGGCACGGCTGCTAGCTTGGCTGAGCAAGTTGCATTCGAGACCAACTTCGGTATTAACCTGCGACTGTTCCAGTACAACGACTATGACATTAACGGTACGCCCGCCGACGATACTGCCACGAGACTGAACAGTTCGACGATCGTGCAGTTCGACGGCGACTTTGCGGCGACGACGGGCGGCACGCCGTTCCCTGATTTCAGTGAGATCGGCCCGTTTTCAGCCCTTCTCCAGAACATTGAGGGCACAGCAGGTTATAACCTCAACACTCTCGCAGGCAACGGCATCGGTGAAACGGTGAACGGCAACATGACTTTCGCGTATCAGTGGAACCGCAACCTCGGTGACGGCGACTCGTTCGTTTTGAGTACCAACAAGGTCGCCGCAGTCCCTGAGCCCACAACGTTCGCAGTTCTCGGCGTTGGCGCGCTGGCGCTCCTCAGACGCCGCCGACGCATAGCCGCCTGA
- a CDS encoding tellurium resistance protein TerC, producing MGSLTFEFADLGTVFFLIILEGLLSADNALVLAIMCRHLPSARQQRSALTWGLAMSFVFRCVAILFVTQLIAFWWLQAIGAAYLLYLLVKHFLSVRSGSSGGRAAGRGYWATVVALGITDVAFAIDSVLAAVATEPRPDKIWIVFIGAFAGVVLLRFAATVFIKLLAKYPLLDHLAYLLVGWVGVKLAFLAGHSYMASYNVSHATPLPYRIPEMPLAVFWGVLGILIVGGVSLAVGKAGREESMHALDEEPDEADDE from the coding sequence ATGGGCAGCCTGACCTTCGAATTCGCAGACCTCGGCACAGTCTTCTTCCTCATCATACTTGAGGGTCTTCTTTCAGCCGACAACGCGCTCGTGCTGGCGATTATGTGCCGGCACCTGCCTTCGGCACGACAGCAGAGGTCGGCGCTGACCTGGGGGCTGGCGATGTCGTTCGTGTTCCGCTGTGTTGCGATCCTCTTCGTGACACAGTTGATCGCGTTCTGGTGGCTCCAGGCGATCGGTGCGGCGTACCTCTTGTACTTGCTGGTCAAGCACTTCTTGTCAGTTCGCAGTGGCTCGTCAGGCGGTCGGGCTGCCGGGAGGGGGTATTGGGCGACGGTCGTTGCTCTGGGTATCACGGATGTAGCGTTCGCGATCGACAGCGTGCTGGCGGCGGTCGCGACCGAGCCGAGGCCGGACAAGATTTGGATCGTCTTCATTGGAGCGTTCGCGGGCGTCGTACTGCTCCGGTTCGCGGCCACCGTGTTCATCAAGCTTCTTGCGAAGTACCCGCTCTTAGATCATCTCGCGTACTTGCTCGTCGGCTGGGTGGGAGTCAAGCTCGCGTTTCTTGCGGGACATAGCTACATGGCCAGCTACAACGTTTCTCACGCCACTCCCTTGCCTTATCGCATTCCTGAAATGCCGCTTGCTGTTTTCTGGGGCGTGCTCGGCATTCTCATAGTGGGAGGGGTCTCCCTCGCGGTCGGAAAGGCCGGCCGCGAGGAAAGTATGCACGCCCTTGACGAGGAGCCCGACGAGGCAGATGACGAGTAG
- a CDS encoding SLBB domain-containing protein produces the protein MLRLTVVMLAALVAAIVIAQEPATIANGDRLRLLCEEEPQLNKEYSVNSQGLILVDFLGAVRVAGLTESQAAERIATQLIKERILRSATVTVQIIKHDPAPIRYQGRVTKTGEMPFRSGIRLSDVILLAGATEETDLARILIVSDGKERQYVDYTRFDPATNENNPLLKPGDVVTFLAKLRPDQVVVLGGVERPGTIDLSPGMTVRQAIQAAGGFSTLAIPAAVKLDRDGEARRTLDLSRPGPDVELRGGDRVFVEVKSRREYVQVIGAVVKGGFIEFRPGMTVSQAIEAAGGLRPEAKAAAVRIVRSRTNNSIELVDLTKVANGTAIDVTLNAGNRVEVDGFRSQNLDLVRMVATLALLYFLLSK, from the coding sequence ATGCTTCGCCTGACCGTCGTTATGCTTGCGGCCTTGGTTGCCGCTATCGTCATTGCCCAAGAGCCGGCAACGATCGCCAACGGCGACCGTCTGCGGCTGCTGTGCGAAGAGGAGCCGCAGCTCAACAAGGAGTACTCGGTCAACAGCCAAGGGTTGATCCTAGTTGACTTTCTCGGCGCTGTGCGGGTCGCAGGTCTGACCGAGAGTCAGGCGGCGGAGCGGATCGCCACGCAACTGATCAAGGAACGCATTCTCCGATCAGCGACCGTCACAGTTCAGATCATCAAGCACGATCCAGCGCCTATCCGGTATCAGGGAAGGGTGACCAAGACGGGCGAGATGCCGTTTCGGAGCGGCATCCGGCTCTCAGACGTCATTCTGCTCGCGGGAGCGACTGAGGAGACAGACCTTGCGCGCATTCTGATAGTCAGCGACGGCAAGGAGAGGCAGTACGTCGACTACACGCGGTTCGATCCGGCGACCAACGAGAACAACCCGCTGCTAAAGCCAGGCGACGTCGTCACGTTTCTTGCAAAGCTCCGGCCAGATCAAGTCGTCGTGCTGGGCGGCGTCGAGCGGCCTGGAACGATCGACCTCAGCCCTGGAATGACTGTGCGGCAGGCGATACAAGCCGCCGGGGGGTTCTCTACGCTCGCGATACCGGCGGCTGTCAAGCTAGATCGGGACGGCGAGGCGCGCAGGACGCTTGACCTCAGTCGGCCCGGACCGGACGTTGAGCTGCGCGGTGGCGACCGAGTGTTCGTCGAGGTCAAGAGTCGCCGCGAGTACGTGCAGGTCATCGGCGCCGTCGTCAAGGGTGGGTTTATCGAGTTTCGACCGGGCATGACGGTCAGCCAAGCGATCGAGGCGGCTGGCGGCCTCCGGCCGGAGGCGAAAGCCGCCGCCGTTCGAATTGTGCGGTCTCGGACGAACAACTCCATCGAGTTGGTCGACTTGACAAAGGTCGCAAATGGCACCGCTATCGACGTGACGTTGAACGCTGGCAACAGGGTAGAGGTTGACGGATTTCGGTCGCAGAATCTCGACCTGGTCAGGATGGTCGCGACTCTGGCGCTGCTGTACTTCCTGCTTTCAAAATGA
- a CDS encoding BMP family ABC transporter substrate-binding protein, whose translation MRRYGWVGLAALVCTAIAIFGCDTKPGSDGKTGVMTVGIVFDTGGLGDKSFNDSAWRGIERAVGELAIRDMRIESGSESEYEDNLILMAEEGIDLVIAVGINMQTALKTVAPQYPNVSFAIIDGSILDLPNVRSLKFKEEEGSYLVGFLAGLMTESGKIGFVGGQALALIRKFEYGYRAGAERARPDVEFLPAKYIGSWDDVDQAKVAANVLYASGADVVYHAAGRAGLGVIRSAAENEKWAIGVDSDQDGVEEGYVLTSMVKGVDKAVFQTIQDFLNGEFTSGEKVYDLASGGVGVSEFRFTRGDIGEDNIKLLEDIKRMIISGEIVVPSTEAEYLAQR comes from the coding sequence ATGCGGCGATACGGTTGGGTGGGCCTTGCGGCTTTGGTTTGTACAGCTATAGCCATATTCGGATGTGACACCAAGCCAGGCTCTGACGGCAAGACGGGCGTGATGACCGTCGGCATCGTCTTTGACACTGGCGGGTTGGGCGACAAGTCGTTCAACGACTCTGCTTGGCGCGGGATTGAGCGAGCGGTTGGCGAACTTGCAATCCGTGATATGCGCATAGAGAGCGGTAGCGAATCCGAGTACGAAGACAACCTGATTCTGATGGCTGAAGAAGGCATAGACCTGGTGATCGCGGTCGGAATCAATATGCAGACGGCACTAAAGACCGTGGCGCCGCAGTATCCGAACGTATCGTTTGCGATCATTGACGGCAGCATCCTTGATCTGCCGAACGTGCGGTCGCTGAAGTTCAAAGAGGAGGAAGGGAGCTATCTAGTAGGATTCCTCGCGGGCCTCATGACCGAGAGCGGCAAGATTGGCTTCGTTGGAGGTCAAGCGCTCGCGCTGATCCGAAAGTTCGAATACGGCTATCGGGCGGGCGCCGAGCGCGCAAGACCGGACGTGGAGTTCCTGCCCGCCAAGTACATCGGGAGTTGGGATGACGTAGATCAAGCGAAGGTGGCTGCCAACGTGCTCTACGCCTCTGGCGCCGACGTCGTGTACCACGCGGCGGGGCGGGCCGGTCTGGGGGTCATTCGATCTGCGGCGGAGAACGAGAAGTGGGCCATTGGCGTCGACAGCGATCAAGACGGCGTCGAGGAAGGGTACGTGCTGACGAGCATGGTCAAGGGCGTCGACAAGGCAGTCTTCCAGACGATTCAGGATTTCCTGAACGGAGAGTTCACTTCTGGAGAAAAGGTCTACGATCTTGCGAGCGGAGGCGTCGGCGTTTCAGAGTTCCGATTTACTCGCGGCGACATCGGCGAAGATAACATCAAGCTGCTGGAAGATATTAAGCGGATGATCATCAGCGGCGAAATTGTCGTGCCATCGACCGAGGCCGAGTACCTCGCGCAGCGCTAG
- a CDS encoding PQQ-dependent sugar dehydrogenase: protein MLAARRHLYRFTAPDGSPSKRCLASPCAVLAMLAISGSATSQTTTLPGYFVETVITGLSLPTTMAFVDDDELLVLEKNSGRVQHYLNGVFQGTAIDLDVSTTSERGLLGICLHPDFAGNGFVYLYYSLASFQGGTWLDNRVERFVWNGSVLSFESMIVVFPFDPAQSNGPNHDGGIIQIGPDDKLYVITGDLNRGTFGNPRIEQNTHTTTVAGVGGIARLNLDGSIPGDNPFVSEGDPRIRALFAYGIRNSFGLTFDPLTGRLWYTENGPNVYDELNIAEAGMNSGWLKIMGPDSRNATYSRNNNTPFNAADLIYLPGAFYQDPLFSWLRPIGVTSVRFLSGIKFAPSFRDWVLVGDNNNGQLYLFEPNANRDGVEPRNGTGDRVADTTTERNQYVVGTGWGVVTDFQIGPDGYLYIVSLTRGAVYRIRPVFDPFVPESFQIFRGLLLSGNLQSLAASDDDRLVVRPWIVINSSVPPVQVIVEATAPVSATTELRFKLEASTDIFGIRQWIELFNFTTGMYEEVDVRMATTSDSAIELTFLAGASRFIDPGTRKMRARLKWKEAGPIISYPWQARIDQIVWTVRV from the coding sequence ATGTTGGCGGCAAGACGACATCTTTATCGCTTTACTGCTCCCGACGGATCCCCGTCGAAGCGGTGCCTGGCGTCGCCATGTGCCGTGCTCGCTATGCTCGCGATCAGCGGCTCGGCAACATCGCAGACGACCACGCTGCCCGGCTACTTCGTCGAGACCGTCATCACGGGCCTAAGCCTCCCAACTACGATGGCGTTCGTCGACGACGACGAACTTCTGGTTCTTGAAAAGAACAGTGGCAGAGTCCAGCACTATCTGAACGGGGTGTTTCAGGGGACTGCCATCGATCTAGACGTTTCCACAACATCTGAGAGGGGTCTGTTGGGCATCTGCCTGCACCCCGACTTTGCGGGCAACGGCTTCGTCTATCTTTACTACTCTCTTGCAAGTTTCCAGGGCGGCACGTGGCTGGACAACCGAGTCGAGCGGTTTGTGTGGAACGGCAGCGTCTTGTCGTTTGAATCTATGATCGTGGTCTTCCCGTTCGACCCCGCTCAATCCAACGGACCGAATCACGACGGCGGAATCATCCAGATCGGCCCAGACGACAAGCTGTACGTCATCACCGGAGATCTGAATCGCGGAACCTTCGGCAATCCGCGTATCGAGCAGAACACGCACACGACGACCGTTGCCGGTGTCGGCGGGATCGCGCGCTTGAACCTCGACGGCTCGATCCCAGGCGATAACCCGTTCGTCAGCGAGGGCGATCCAAGGATACGAGCGCTGTTCGCCTACGGCATCCGAAACTCGTTCGGCCTGACGTTCGATCCGCTCACCGGACGCTTGTGGTACACGGAAAACGGCCCGAACGTCTACGACGAGCTGAACATCGCGGAAGCCGGCATGAACTCAGGCTGGCTGAAGATCATGGGGCCGGATTCGCGCAACGCAACTTACAGCAGAAACAACAACACACCGTTCAACGCTGCGGACCTCATCTATCTCCCCGGCGCTTTCTACCAAGATCCGCTCTTCAGTTGGCTGCGGCCGATAGGCGTTACGTCCGTCCGGTTTCTCAGCGGAATCAAGTTTGCTCCAAGCTTCCGCGACTGGGTACTGGTGGGCGACAACAACAACGGCCAACTGTATCTGTTCGAGCCGAACGCAAACCGCGATGGAGTCGAGCCCCGGAATGGCACCGGCGACCGCGTCGCCGATACCACGACGGAGCGGAATCAGTACGTAGTTGGAACCGGCTGGGGCGTCGTTACGGACTTCCAAATCGGGCCAGACGGATACCTCTACATCGTCAGCCTCACTCGGGGCGCGGTGTACCGCATCCGCCCCGTGTTCGATCCGTTCGTGCCAGAGAGCTTTCAGATATTTCGCGGGCTTTTGCTCTCCGGAAACCTCCAGAGCCTCGCAGCCTCCGACGACGACCGGCTCGTAGTCCGCCCGTGGATCGTGATCAACTCCTCCGTGCCGCCCGTCCAGGTCATCGTTGAGGCGACCGCTCCGGTTTCTGCGACCACCGAACTGCGGTTCAAGCTGGAGGCATCGACCGACATCTTCGGCATCAGGCAGTGGATCGAGCTGTTCAATTTCACGACCGGGATGTACGAGGAGGTGGACGTGCGAATGGCGACGACTTCCGACTCAGCGATCGAGCTTACGTTCCTGGCCGGCGCTTCGCGGTTCATCGATCCCGGCACGCGCAAGATGCGTGCGCGGCTCAAGTGGAAGGAGGCCGGGCCGATCATCTCCTATCCCTGGCAAGCGCGCATCGACCAAATCGTCTGGACCGTGCGCGTGTAA
- the tkt gene encoding transketolase → MVSTEKDLDEICINTLRGLAIDAVQKANSGHPGLPLGAAPFAYVLWDRHLKHNPADPSWFNRDRFVLSAGHGSMLLYGLLHLFGYDLSLEEIKSFRQWGSKTPGHPENHLTPGVETATGPLGQGISTAVGMAVAERFLAARFNRPDHQIVDHYTYVLASDGDLMEGVTQEACSFAGHQKLGKLIVLYDDNEITIDGSTELTFTEDVARKFDALGWHVQGCDGNDLDDVDRLISLAKDEASRPSLIICKTTIGYGSPNKAGSEKSHGAALGVEEVALTKQALDIPEDDFFVPEKAAAHGRAAVERGLKSQESWMDALSAYASAHPNEHQELVAALSGDRNFAWLGELPTFRESEATRNSSSKILNEIAAEHPTMIGGCADLAGSVKTEIKDGGIMSAAVPDGRNVRYGVREHAMAAIVNGMTLHRGTIAFGGTFLIFSDYCRPSLRIAALMQCPSIFLFSHDSIGLGEDGPTHQPIEHVMSLRAIPNFNVMRPADGNETAACWKVALESTTTPSAILLTRQNVRQLSPSFDGEQHPAERGAYVLRECEGGPQAVLVATGSEVEIAVDAATILSEQGIACRVVSMPSWHLFERQDADYRRSVLPPDVATVSVEAGRTFGWSKYAQAHVGIDRFGASAPAPTLYKEFGITADAVASKAAELIGR, encoded by the coding sequence GTGGTGTCGACAGAGAAGGATCTCGACGAAATTTGCATCAATACTCTCCGCGGTCTAGCGATCGACGCCGTTCAGAAGGCAAATAGCGGGCATCCAGGGCTGCCTTTGGGCGCTGCGCCGTTTGCATACGTGCTGTGGGACCGCCATCTCAAGCACAACCCCGCCGACCCGAGTTGGTTCAACCGAGATCGCTTCGTGCTGTCAGCCGGGCATGGCAGTATGCTGCTCTACGGCCTGCTTCACCTGTTCGGATATGATCTCAGCCTGGAGGAAATCAAGAGCTTCCGACAGTGGGGAAGCAAGACGCCGGGACACCCTGAAAACCACCTGACGCCGGGCGTGGAGACGGCTACCGGCCCCTTGGGGCAAGGCATCTCGACGGCGGTCGGCATGGCGGTCGCGGAGCGGTTTCTGGCGGCTCGGTTCAACCGACCTGATCACCAAATCGTCGATCACTACACATACGTTCTTGCCTCCGATGGCGACTTGATGGAGGGGGTCACGCAAGAGGCGTGCTCGTTCGCCGGCCACCAGAAGCTCGGCAAGCTGATCGTGCTGTACGACGACAACGAGATCACGATCGACGGTTCGACGGAGTTGACGTTCACCGAGGACGTCGCGCGAAAGTTCGATGCGCTCGGCTGGCACGTTCAAGGGTGCGACGGCAACGATCTTGACGACGTCGATAGGTTGATTTCGTTAGCGAAGGACGAAGCCTCACGGCCGAGCCTCATCATTTGCAAGACGACAATCGGATACGGGAGCCCGAACAAGGCGGGCTCGGAAAAGTCCCACGGCGCTGCGCTCGGCGTCGAGGAGGTCGCCCTGACCAAGCAGGCATTGGATATCCCCGAAGACGATTTCTTCGTGCCGGAAAAGGCCGCTGCGCACGGCCGGGCCGCCGTTGAACGAGGGCTCAAGAGCCAAGAGTCGTGGATGGACGCCCTCTCAGCCTACGCTTCCGCGCACCCGAACGAGCATCAAGAGCTCGTGGCCGCCCTTTCGGGCGATCGGAACTTCGCCTGGCTTGGCGAGCTTCCGACCTTCAGGGAGTCCGAGGCAACGCGCAACAGCAGCAGCAAGATCCTCAACGAAATCGCCGCAGAACATCCGACGATGATCGGCGGATGTGCCGACCTAGCTGGATCCGTAAAGACGGAAATCAAGGACGGCGGGATCATGTCAGCGGCAGTACCGGACGGAAGAAACGTCCGCTACGGGGTGCGAGAGCACGCGATGGCGGCGATCGTTAACGGAATGACGTTGCACCGCGGAACGATTGCGTTTGGCGGGACGTTCCTGATCTTCAGCGACTACTGTCGGCCATCGCTGCGTATTGCCGCGCTAATGCAATGCCCTTCGATCTTCCTGTTCTCTCACGATTCGATCGGACTCGGGGAGGACGGCCCGACGCATCAACCGATCGAACATGTTATGTCCCTGCGCGCTATCCCGAACTTCAACGTGATGCGTCCTGCGGACGGAAACGAGACGGCCGCGTGCTGGAAGGTCGCGCTAGAATCGACGACGACGCCGAGCGCGATTCTCCTGACGCGGCAGAACGTTCGCCAGCTTTCACCTAGCTTCGACGGGGAGCAACATCCCGCAGAGAGGGGCGCGTACGTGCTGCGCGAATGCGAAGGAGGGCCACAGGCAGTTCTCGTTGCAACCGGTAGCGAAGTCGAGATCGCCGTCGACGCTGCGACGATCCTCTCTGAGCAAGGGATTGCCTGCCGAGTTGTCAGCATGCCTTCGTGGCACCTTTTTGAGAGGCAAGACGCGGACTACAGACGGTCGGTGCTGCCGCCAGACGTCGCGACCGTTTCGGTCGAAGCAGGCAGGACATTTGGATGGAGCAAGTACGCCCAGGCGCACGTCGGAATCGACCGGTTCGGCGCGTCGGCTCCGGCTCCGACTCTGTACAAGGAGTTTGGAATAACGGCCGACGCCGTCGCTTCAAAGGCGGCTGAGCTGATCGGTCGTTGA